A stretch of the Stegostoma tigrinum isolate sSteTig4 chromosome 34, sSteTig4.hap1, whole genome shotgun sequence genome encodes the following:
- the LOC125446364 gene encoding histone H2B-like, protein MPESGTKVIAKKGAKKAASKSHHKGDKRRKKARRESYGIYVYKVLKQVHPDTGISSKAMSIMNSFVNDVFDRIACEASRLAHYSRRHTMSSREIQTAVRLLVPGELAKHAVSEGTKAVTKYTSSK, encoded by the coding sequence ATGCCGGAGAGCGGGACCAAGGTGATCGCCAAGAAAGGAGCTAAGAAGGCGGCCTCTAAGTCGCACCACAAGGGCGACAAGCGGCGCAAGAAGGCCCGCCGGGAGAGCTACGGTATCTACGTGTACAAGGTGCTGAAGCAGGTCCACCCGGACACGGGAATCTCCTCCAAAGCCATGAGTATTATGAACTCGTTCGTCAACGACGTCTTTGACCGCATCGCTTGCGAGGCGTCCCGCCTGGCTCACTACAGCAGGCGGCATACCATGTCCTCCCGGGAGATCCAGACCGCCGTCCGCCTGCTGGTGCCCGGCGAGCTCGCTAAGCACGCCGTGTCTGAGGGCACCAAGGCGGTCaccaagtacaccagctccaagtga
- the LOC125446363 gene encoding histone H3-like, producing MARTKQTARKSTGGKAPRKQLATKAARKSAPATGGVKKPHRYRPGTVALREIRRYQKSTELLIRKLPFQRLVREIAQDFKTDLRFQSSAVMALQEASEAYLVGLFEDTNLCAIHAKRVTIMPKDIHLARRIRGERA from the coding sequence ATGGCGAGGACGAAGCAGACAGCTCGGAAATCCACTGGGGGTAAAGCTCCCCGCAAACAGCTAGCTACCAAAGCTGCCCGTAAGAGTGCCCCGGCCACCGGCGGTGTCAAAAAGCCGCATCGCTATCGCCCGGGCACGGTGGCGCTGCGGGAGATCCGCCGCTACCAGAAATCCACCGAGCTGTTGATCCGCAAGCTGCCCTTCCAGCGCCTGGTGCGGGAGATCGCCCAGGATTTCAAGACCGACCTGCGCTTCCAAAGCTCTGCAGTGATGGCCTTACAGGAGGCCAGCGAGGCTTACCTGGTGGGCCTCTTCGAAGATACCAATCTGTGCGCCATCCACGCCAAGCGGGTCACCATCATGCCCAAGGACATTCACCTGGCCCGGCGCATCCGTGGGGAGCGGGCCTGA